One Elaeis guineensis isolate ETL-2024a chromosome 10, EG11, whole genome shotgun sequence genomic window carries:
- the LOC105059941 gene encoding uncharacterized protein: protein MASLFHSVTLATPSKPFPFTSSHPQLASVSIAPRPPASDGRFLVLRYLYHASRPRSGRPRLCSSVSGVPGEEDPEPLVQELRVPDAWLIRSNAMRESEWLRVTLHKWLDDEYCPETTNIEISKLAARSFYESLMAKQTDLGEILLKMVRDLETLSYQESFHGPFSAANAAMHLITSRMELMADQ, encoded by the exons ATGGCATCTTTGTTCCATTCTGTAACCCTCGCGACCCCGAGCAAGCCTTTCCCGTTCACTTCTTCTCATCCCCAATTGGCCTCCGTTTCTATAGCTCCGAGGCCACCCGCCTCTGATGGCCGCTTCCTTGTCCTTCGATATCTCTACCACGCTTCCAGACCCCGATCCGGCCGCCCCCGTCTCTGCTCATCGGTCTCTGGAGTACCAGGAGAGGAGGACCCGGAACCCCTAGTCCAGGAGCTCAGGGTTCCTGACGCTTGGTTGATCCGTTCGAACGCCATGAGG GAATCAGAGTGGCTCAGAGTAACATTGCACAAATGGCTGGACGATGAGTACTGCCCGGAGACTACCAATATAGAGATCAGTAAACTTGCTGCACGCTCATTCTATGAATCTTTGATGGCAAAGCAGACTGACTTGGGTGAAATATTGctgaagatggtgagagatttggAAACTCTTTCTTACCAGGAAAGCTTTCATGGACCATTCTCAGCAGCCAATGCAGCCATGCATTTGATAACTTCAAGGATGGAATTAATGGCGGATCAATAG
- the LOC140852202 gene encoding uncharacterized protein, which yields MCTVGHDIWTARVPLICFDVVEWHLPDRVLRQFGQTQGIPEQFDTSQGFHRIDRRGRARIDWRIRHAQYIDIWDARRDHIVHGDPILRGRSYTDDYMAWFFSITVRVIGQSQYAVSGYEGESSTVRLLTDSVSDLVLDTRRALSTTDEDERIQILREMERTGSGALEAIGVDPHTCAPWYGAVRAPDMSYTPSPYASHMPSPHIPHMSSFDAAQMPPPFHPQMAASSSSYIPQMPSPGTSWPHEYDTFFSGPSVYPDERVERVSQSVDDPTASVIPEQHDQQISSTDIGEEPSQQEQPARTFLRRRENVMPAGRTSRGRALHPDGHGGPLRPDGGPQPPSLPAVGPVSIGCGSRAV from the exons atgtgtacagttggacacgacatatggactgctagggtgccacttatttgttttgatgtggtagagtggcatcttcccgatcgtgtcctgcggcagtttggtcagactcagggcattccagagcagtttgataccagccagggatttcatcgtattgatcgacgagggagagctcgtatcgactggcgtatcagacatgcacagtacatcgatatttgggatgcacgtcgagatcacattgttcatggtgatcctattttgagaggccgttcatatactgatgactacatggcttggttttttagcattacggtgcgagtcattggacagtctcagtatgcagtttctggatacgagggcgagagttctactgtacgtcttttg actgattctgtgtcggatcttgtgttggacactcgtcgtgctttatctacgactgatgaggacgagcggattcagatactgcgggagatggagagaacaggttccggagcattggaggcgattggtgttgatccacatacctgtgcgccttggtatggagcagttcgggcaccagatatgagttatacgccgtcaccatatgcttcacatatgccatcaccgcatattccgcatatgtcatcattcgatgctgcacagatgccaccgccttttcatccacagatggcagcgtcttcttcgtcctacatcccccagatgccatcaccgggtaccagttggccacatgagtatgatacttttttttcaggtccatccgtgtatccagatgagagagttgaacgggtctctcagtccgtagatgatccgacagcatcagttattcctgagcagcatgatcagcagatctcctccactgatataggagaggagccatcacaacaggagcagccggcgaggaccttcctgagaag gagagaaaatgttatgCCGGCGGGTCGTACTTCTCGGGGCCGAGCCCTGCATCCCGATGGCCACGGCGGGCCCCTgcgtcccgacggcggtcctcagcCCCCGTCTCTCCCGGCGGTGGGCCCCGTCTCGATTGGTTGTGggtccagagcagtttga